AAGCTCTACTACTACAGGATTCCAGGGAGGTAAGGAGTGTCTGGCCTCTCCAGCGCACACTGAGGTCCTGGACATGTTTGGGTTGTGGGAAACCCTAAACAGAACTTTGCTTTTAGGGCAAAGTTCAAAAGCAACAGGACATGCAACAAAATCCACAACCCCTATCACAAAATCTCCTTCCACAACCAAGTCTGAATATGAAACAACAAATACACTACAACCTAGAGAGGCCGAGATCAGGGAATTTAATACTGATGTGATAACACCCAAAAGTGATAACCGAGGGAACACCAGTGATGAGGGCTACTGTGATTATGTTTCTCCTGGTTTTGAGGACCATAGCAGAAGTTCCCTCACTCCAGTGCATTCCATTAATATCCCAAGGGACACGTACAGTAGAGATGTTCTTTATGAGCTATTCTGTGACCCCAGCGAGGCAGAGATGACCTCGATCTTTAATAATGAGATCAATCTAACAGACAGCATCGTTGGCCAGTGCAGTGATCTTCCATTATCCATGTACAGCTTCCATGATGGAGCAGAGGAGAATCTTGCCCCACCTTTGGCCCAGGACTTTGTTGGTCAAGAGCTTCTGCAAAGTAAATGGATGGGGAAGGATTGCTTACTAAAGCTTTGTGACACTGAGATATCTATGGCTATGGGTATAGTTAACTGGCTAAAGCATAGGACTGACAATAGCAACACAACAGAGTTAAGATCTTCAAAAATGAGAAGTGAAGAAACAAGAGATGAATGTCTGAGATGCAAAACGCAGTCAGCGAGGATTAGGAAATCAACAAAAGGATCGAGAACTGTTAACGGTAGAGGAGACACAGCTGATTTTAAAGAGTCAAGTCAGAAAAGCGTTGGTGCTCTACCCTCAAAATATGATGCAAacacagtgatgtcaaccttggcTTCTCCAGAGAGCCAACCCAAGACCCCAATGAGTGGTGTGTGTTTCAGGATATTCAATATCGACTCTCCTAAAACTCCAGGTGGAGATTTGCAGTCCCCGGTGGTAAGCTCTCCTGGCTCTGGGACAAGGTCTTTGTTTGTGTTGGCCATAAACAAGGATTCTCTTTGTGAATCTTGCAAGAGTTCTCTGAAAAATGGAGCGAAAGATCTGCACCTGTGCCGTTCTTGCATGTCCCTCATTGAGCACATCAAGACTTCAGACCTTTGGGCCCATGCCAGTCTCCCCAGGTCCACTCTAACTCCACAGCCAATAACCAGAGACCTACTCTCTCCAGCCAGCATCTGCGGGATAAGAAGTGACATCAGCATAGCTTCCCTTGTTGAGCAGTGTGCTAGTCAGTTGTCTTCTATGAAAATCAACTTTACTCAAGCTCACTCAAGCTGTAAGATAAAAGATATCCTTGTACCTGAGCAAGGGGTAAAAAGGAACAAAGAACACTctcaaaaatacataaagaaaaagaaaaggccaGTGGCAACTTCTGAGAGAGGCTTGGATGATAGACATCACTTGAGGAAGTCCAGCTTTTCTGAAGATGTGAAACCTTCCCTTTTGGAGACTAAGGGACTTGGTTCTGATGATTTGGTGTTGGAAACTTACGGTCTATGTGAGGTTGAATCTGGTGATGCAGATGTATCTCAAGCTACCAGGCCTACATCTCTTCCTCTCATGGCCTCTGCCTCTTCAGATTTTCATTGCAGAGAGAACCAACACATACACCATTTGAATAAGACTGAAGAGGGAAACCCATCCAAAAAGACGCACAGATTACGGCATCACAGGAAGTCTGCTGTGAATAGTGAGGGATCATGCAGTGTCTTTCCAGGGGATCGAAAAGTAGAACGCAGATGCAGAATGAAGAAGTGAAACAGGTGCTAGATTTTTCTAATCAAaagtttgcacatatttgcacAATTATATAGTTTCATTTGATGTCACATTCATCCatccaatcatccatccatccatcaatgtATAGGTGTCTGTCATCTGTTGTGGTAATGTAACATTGTctaaaatgtttagaaattttCCAAATATGTTTcctataaattacattttttttgtttcaaatgattttaaatgcacattttaaattaaatattagacaATAAGTATAATACAATAATTGTAATATGcagtctaaaatatatttaaacacatgcCACACTGCAGGACGCTATAACTGTTTCACATCATGTTGACTATTcagttcattttctttttaaaatatgtttgttatttatttgctttttattgtattttttccaaATCAGTGTAATCTTATTGCAAGAAAAATAGAGATAAGAAGAGTTTCATTATTAATGACTGTAGGGGTGCTATAGTGAGGCCTCAGAGGAAACGTGTCACTTAGTCCTTCATCCTGCTGTCAAATTCTCACATGCCTTGCAGGTATACTCACAGCAAGCACATTCTCCTTCAGTTCACTCACAAACAATGGCAAGAGGTGAACAAATTGGCATGCTGTACTGTAACAGGCTGTCAATTGCAGCAGCTGATCAttatgcagttaaaaaaaatacagtaggaAAATCAGAAAGGTTTAACAGCATAATACTTAATATATTCCTATGTTTTGTCTTTTAAAGGCATTTTCAAAGTAGTATATTTAGAGTCTTTTTACACTGCCAGTCATTAGTGCAGAAGCACAGATCAGGGCCTTTAAAACATCTTCTTTAATTACATCGCAAGGGAGTCAGTGGCCACTGTTTTGTGCTTGTGTCAGGGGAAGTGTTTGTGTCCCAGTGTTTCAAGGCTTCCTGGGGATTATTCTGCTGTAGCTGGGTCAGCAGAGGTGCTTGAAAACTCTGATCTATGGGTTGTTTGGTGTGTGCATCACAGAGCACTGATGGACTGAATATGTAATTAGGATTTtagggggagggagggagggtttTAATCATTTGGTCTATTATTAGTAGTCATGCAAACTATTTCAAAAAAAAGATCTGAGGTGACTACAATCTCctgaaatacattaatattgaaACATTGAAAACTACAATAAGCATTGTCTATCTGGATTTGCTCCTTTATAAATGACTTCAGAATTATAGTTCTCCAGGCGAACGTGTTTGGAGTAAATTAATTAGCACGAAGGATAGCAGATCTGCTTTTGATAGGGCTTCAAGGTCAGATATCCTCCCTATATATGTATCTGTGTCTTGTTATATATTTCAGCTGATATCTTGAAACAGATGGGAAAGCTCTCAGTATATTGGCAGTGTACCAGCATGAAAGTGGATATGATTTTAGAGTCGTTAGGTTCTGATTTAGCATTTGATGCTGCAGTTCAttcttttttgtaattgttttatattgcTTAGGTGTATGGGGCTGTGTTTTGatgaagattttattatttttattttgcttagaTGCTTTTTGGTGATTAGGACAAACATCTGAGCTGtggtaattaattatttaaaatcataatggTGGAACTGAAAGTAAATGGAATTTGAGGAGAATAgcttgttaataatttaaaaaggctGTCTGGCCCTGTTGACAAAGAATTTGATTCAAAATCAAAatgccttaaatttttttttttttttttttttctttgtggaaacTTTAAATGGGCATTTTACAGCCTTTTTGCCAATCTTCTTACCTTTCTGATGCTAAAAGGGGCCCCGAAATGTGGGAAGAGCACTAGTTGTGTCAGAttgctatatatttattttatttatttgctacatTTACTACACATCCtgctacttattttttttttcttttctgtttttagcattttaattgttttaattaactttatatttaatttaattgtataaaatataagatgATGTGAAATTGTAGGAATTAATTAAGAACTAAATCAACCTATTGCATTTTAGGCAAATGgccttttagttttaatttaaactagATTGTAGGCATGTTAATGATATTTTGCCTGCAGAAAATGTTGAATGTAGATACTGAACTAATCTTGAATTCCACTGTCACTCTAATCAGGCTAATTTTTATCCACCTTCAGTCTACTTCTCTTAACAGAGCTGCTTTAGAAGATTAATACGCAAATAAAACCAGGACAACATCAAGAGAGCGTGAGACAGGACTTTCTTTTATTAAGTGTTTGTATTTCTTATTGCAAGATCAGtgtacaataaaaatgtgaatcTTGTTTTCCTTAGCAGgaaatgtgtttgaatgtggCCTGAGGTATATTGCTTGGCTTGTTTTGGATGGTTACTGTATATCATGGTTACTGGGTTGGATATGAGTAGTGAATGGTCTATTGACATACTTTTATTTCCTGCTCAGCTCTCAGTGGATCTTCACACAACAGACAGCTGTTTGCATGCACATCTGGAAAATATGAAAGCGTGTATTCAGTCAAAGACATAGCGTGTATTCAGCTGTGTGTTATGTTTTTgacataatttgttttattttttattgggggatgttttaatgtttgttttttttgttattttttgtcagatttagaacagtgttatttttacactgtaaaGTACAGTTTGGCCACTATGTGGCAGTATAGACATTTCACAACCTATGCAGTGCACAAAACCCAGTGTGAGATTGAACAGAATGTTTAAACCACCTGCATTTCTTCACCAGAATCGAACTAAGCTTGTCTGTATTTCCTCATACATTATTTTTCATCAGAGCAGGACATTTTCTACACATGCTTGTCTCATCTGATGCAGTTCGGCTTGCAGCCAGAGGGGAAGGGGTTCATGTTGGCTTTGACTGCTCTATAATCCATCAGTGTGCTCCTGGGAGTGTTCTTAGCAACCCGGGAGCCACTGCAGAGCAGATGTATAGAGCTTGCTGACTGCTGCCTATTGAGAGAGGTGATGCTGAACAGGACTCTGTTCTGTTTTCTGGCTTAGGGAATAAGCCTCATGCTGTTAGTTTGGTTGCATGACTTTGCGGACGATTTAGTCCAATGACATGGGACACAATGGGGGACTGTGTCGATATTGAGGAATGGAATTAGCTATTCGTGCAGGACACTAGGTTGGAAAATGAATAGACTGCACTGCTGGAGCTCTAAACCCTTGTAGAGTTGGTTGATGCTTAAAGGAAACAAACATTTGTCTCAAAGTAGAGTAATTAATCTGGTGCAGCTGCTTCAAATAATTGGCACTGACAACGACAGGAGTGAAATGTACTCACTTCAGATGCTGAAAGAGTTTGTGAATAATTATAGAATCACAGTATGAATGAATGTCACAATATCTGTCAAAACATGTTTCACCcctccccccaaaaataaaaaaataattatattttgcataatcagaaaatacattttttaggataatacatttttaataataataataataataattataattattataattacattgtgACATTTAAGCACATTAAGCAACACAATTCTTGTTGACTGtccaatcaatcagtcagtcagtcagtcaatcaatcaatctaattctcatttttgtttactgtttattagttagttatttagttaatCAATCAATctaattctcattattgtaatgtgaaaatatttatatatatataggattaaaatgtatatgtaaattttactttttatacatgtaaattgtatatatatgtgtgtgtgtgtgtgtgtgtatatattaatatatataaaagtataaatattgtaatgtgtgtgtgtgtgtgtgtgtgtgtgtgtgtaattttaattttaaaaagtacaattctaagtgtgtgtgtgtgtgtgtgttattaaaaagtttgggacaAGAATTTTATACACTATATCAGTTTTGGAGCAAGGATGTTATACACTATATCAGATTTATGAGaaagcaattttaattttttttttttgagtataatgTCAAAATACATTACATCTTAATCTATACatgtattatttcttatttgtattctgagtcttattctttttttctttttcttttttttttgtggtggtgggttatgtatgatttttatttttgatgtgttttctaATTTCTCCTTCACAGATTCTGAATTTGTGGATCCTGTCTTAAACTCGTTTCTTGTGTCCAGTACCTCAGTCCTCTGGGCAGCTGACCTCTCTACCAGCTGTCAAAGTCTCTACCTTTCTTCCACAAGAAATCTGACATGTTTGCTCATTTTACTGTCAACTCAGCAACACTGTCAGCCTGGAACAACAACAGGTCTGTTGATCTGTTTGTTTGAAAAGTGAAAAGTCGTAtcagtgtttttctctctctacaGTGTTTCTGCAATCACTGCTATTTCTTATTGCAAGTTTATTGCTGGAGTTTTCAAACCAAGGATCAATGACAGTACATACTAGTGCAATAACTACAATAACACTTTATTAATGTCCGAGGGACACATTTTAAACTGTTGTCTTAGAGAAAATGTATGGAATTTGACATTGTGGGAAGTTATACTTAAGCTTGTTTTTCTACATCGAAACAATCTGTCAAGCTATTTGAAAAGCTCTATTCTAGAGTTTGGAAGAGAAACAGACAGTTTCTTGAAAGGATTGGGACAGCTGGAGACATAGTAATGGAATCAACTTTGCATTTTCATTTGTCCAATTAGAGTTCAAAACAGAGATGGATAATCGTGTATCAGTGAATAAACGAGGTAAAGTAGCCCTTTGAAAGAACGCCTCTGATCTGGCTGATGTGACCAGAATTGATGAGAGGCACCAAGAAAAGGGTCCATTCATATATATAGTAGGCCTCTTCACAAAGCAGGCAGGTGGAACTTTTACTTGTTGTCTTTGTCCATTTTGAATTGTAAATCTGCCAGTTCAGTCCCTTTGTTTACTTGGTAAATACTTCAACTCAACCTAGACTGCAATAGTCTAGCTAGGGCTGTTATTGAACAGAATTCCCATAAATACAACCCCTGGTATAACTAGTAATCTATATATGTCTGCACACCCTTCTTTGAGCACACAGTTATCTGCTTAAATATAGATGTCTGCACATCTATATTTGGTTGGCCGGTTATCTGTTAACACTGAACTTTATTTCATACCATTTATTTACACTCTTAATGGTTATGGATGTTTATATGAATAGAAcaaatttttgcaaaaataaatttggATACCAAAAAAATGGTACCTTTAGAAGTGGCCTATATGTGCATGCAATCCTTGCTCTAAACAAAAGGAAATCAAAGGGTCGTTTCGAAGAAACCCTTTCTGCTAAAACCTTAGCAGCTATTAGTAAAGTATTATATTTCAGGGCCTCAACCTGTTTTTCATTACATCACTATCAGCCATAACAACATCTGGTACAGGGTTGATGTCAGTAATGAAGGCAAGGATAATCCTCAATAAAAGCACTATAGTTTTCATATTATTTGATATACTTAAAATTGAGgaagttgttttatttgtgttgctGTTTAGTATTtcttgtacaaataattatattatttctcaGGAAAGGTGTGTCAAAATTCAAGAATTAGATGACAGATAATAGCATGTAAGACTTGAACCACTGTCAATATCCTAATAATATGAATGATTATATTGCTAAATGAATGTGTTGCATGAATTTGTAGGCTATATAAACTTTGTAAAGTGCAGATTTTGTTGGAATGGAGTATAAAGAAGGTTATTTTGTCACCTCTTAGTGCCATTATATTCTTTTCAAGACAAGGCAGCTGACAATTATCGTAGTTCTGTGCAATATTTATACTGATGTGCTTACCTTTGTCACTGAGTATTAATAAAAACCTGTTTATGAATCCATATGGATTTAAATGACATCTTTTTGGCATTTATGGTGTACCAAAGGTTGATTTCACACTCCGATGTGGGCTGTTTCTAAACCAAGCAGATGAGCTGAGGTGTCAGCACTGTATGTATTGACTATAGCTCAGACATTGCTTAATGGACAGAACAAAAGCTGAGCAAACAACAGAGTGAGTGAACAGAGCCCTGTATCAGGCCTGGCGCCGGCTGTACTTTAAGACAAAATCACATCAACAAGTCTGTGAATAAATGTGGATATAAAAATTACTCTCTCTTTGCAGAGCCACTTTTTCTccaaaagcattacaataatcttaatataatacaataataagcttaattaa
Above is a genomic segment from Cyprinus carpio isolate SPL01 chromosome A2, ASM1834038v1, whole genome shotgun sequence containing:
- the amer3 gene encoding uncharacterized protein amer3; amino-acid sequence: MELSRSEDPSVDRKRSSKACGRSNWPQEHKSQTITNNGFVNTHNSDESPSSLPVPDTLDILSSGVSDMLSEGHRQLHGSFRRSRTHDCVRGTGQQQAESPVYKDWMNWHHHHKLVTSVSYSGFEAPLRLLCENRDTSGSSHEIIDYRNLTPQVPFVPCIAKSVPKKRLSLRKPRKANKDLFVHNRHKLEKPMSPSTPCHVTGENVPTLKWRRKTVRHRKRTTAGNRYNDELSETPSDASSECCANVCEDAASLQSFGSRAGCGEIFADDLVSPEGVLSHEHHKVACEPLRKSSTTTGFQGGKECLASPAHTEVLDMFGLWETLNRTLLLGQSSKATGHATKSTTPITKSPSTTKSEYETTNTLQPREAEIREFNTDVITPKSDNRGNTSDEGYCDYVSPGFEDHSRSSLTPVHSINIPRDTYSRDVLYELFCDPSEAEMTSIFNNEINLTDSIVGQCSDLPLSMYSFHDGAEENLAPPLAQDFVGQELLQSKWMGKDCLLKLCDTEISMAMGIVNWLKHRTDNSNTTELRSSKMRSEETRDECLRCKTQSARIRKSTKGSRTVNGRGDTADFKESSQKSVGALPSKYDANTVMSTLASPESQPKTPMSGVCFRIFNIDSPKTPGGDLQSPVVSSPGSGTRSLFVLAINKDSLCESCKSSLKNGAKDLHLCRSCMSLIEHIKTSDLWAHASLPRSTLTPQPITRDLLSPASICGIRSDISIASLVEQCASQLSSMKINFTQAHSSCKIKDILVPEQGVKRNKEHSQKYIKKKKRPVATSERGLDDRHHLRKSSFSEDVKPSLLETKGLGSDDLVLETYGLCEVESGDADVSQATRPTSLPLMASASSDFHCRENQHIHHLNKTEEGNPSKKTHRLRHHRKSAVNSEGSCSVFPGDRKVERRCRMKK